In the genome of Cyclopterus lumpus isolate fCycLum1 chromosome 19, fCycLum1.pri, whole genome shotgun sequence, the window ACAGTGTAGCTGTTGATGCCGGGACCAATGTAGGTCATCTCCTTTTTGGGTGAATCATATTTGCCGAAGTGGATGGTGAACCACGTTTCTGCTGGGTTGCCCGTTACTGCGTACCACTCCAGGGTGATACCGTAAACGGTCTGCTTGGAGATGCGGATGTCAATGTGAACGTTCTCATCGGCAGAgaacatggagacaggtggcGGGAGGTTGATATTAACCGTGATGATGACAGAGGAGTTGCCAACAAAGTTGTTGGCCATGCAGGTATAGAGTCCTCGGTCTGCCAGGTGAAAAGAGGGAATCGCCAGCTGAGAGGTGAAGGTCTCCTCGTCTATGTGAGTCTCTGTAGCTGCAAGAAGAAACCGTAGCGTCAGAGAAATGAAATCAGAGGGTTGTTTTTGTCAGATAAAGACAGGTAACCCTCATGTTCATGCATCTTTTCAAAAAGCAGATGGAGCCTGAAAGTACAACATATACCACATCAAGTGCTCCCAGAACAGGTTCACAACAATTTAATAGATAGTAGCAATAGAAGAAAATCTTACCCACAAATCCTCTTATAATCTTCAGAGGGTACATCCACTGAAAGGTTGGACCTGGCCTGGCCTTTACTAAGCATGTGAGTGTTGCATTTGCTCCCAGAGGTAAAGTGATGTTAGTCTCTTGGGCAGAGGCCACCGGTTTCATGCATGTTTTTAACTGGATCTCGTGGAAGAACTTGTCGGCTTTGGAGGCGGGGCCCGAGCACGTCAAATAAGAGTTCATGAGAATGATGGGAGGGCTGACCTCCCTGATGAATTCAACAAAGCCTTTGAGGCGGCAATCGCACAACCAGGGGTTATCATGCAGCCCCATAACCACATTGGAGACCAGCCCTTCTTTGCCCCACGCTTTCTCTGCTGTTTGGTAAAGTGGCCAATTAATGAAGACATCTTTTGATATGACACTAAGCTGATTGAAGGACAAATCTAAGTAGGTCAGTGAAGGTAAATGTCTCAGTGCGTGTTCGGGGAGAACGTCCAGTCGATTGTGCTTCAGGTCCAAAATCTTCAGTTTCGGTGTGTCCTGAAAG includes:
- the LOC117749068 gene encoding leucine-rich repeat, immunoglobulin-like domain and transmembrane domain-containing protein 2 encodes the protein METSMRNIPEDIPHDFTKIRIENCHLTELPRGSFSKVSALEFLWLNFNDITLMNIQSLDGLANLTELRLQGNKLTSVTWTAFQDTPKLKILDLKHNRLDVLPEHALRHLPSLTYLDLSFNQLSVISKDVFINWPLYQTAEKAWGKEGLVSNVVMGLHDNPWLCDCRLKGFVEFIREVSPPIILMNSYLTCSGPASKADKFFHEIQLKTCMKPVASAQETNITLPLGANATLTCLVKARPGPTFQWMYPLKIIRGFVATETHIDEETFTSQLAIPSFHLADRGLYTCMANNFVGNSSVIITVNINLPPPVSMFSADENVHIDIRISKQTVYGITLEWYAVTGNPAETWFTIHFGKYDSPKKEMTYIGPGINSYTVSDLLPVTKYEVCVTLKNHPPTEGQCIVFVTGSDISELEQRARLIHIIVIVCAMVLAVPAGMYACTTEARFSCVDHCVNLWRKRRLHSKNLQGTERQGTFDSLQAASDENLCRDSEDKPKKMRKSEDRCKGGSAAQLY